In Cinclus cinclus chromosome 13, bCinCin1.1, whole genome shotgun sequence, a genomic segment contains:
- the RHCG gene encoding ammonium transporter Rh type C produces MERSRNQGMAKNTYMRWRLPLVCLLWEVAMIVLFGVFVRFGAEADAHWEEEKREMNLTSDIENDFYFRYPSFQDVHVMIFVGFGFLMTFLKRYGFGAVGFNFLLAAFGIQWALLMQGWFHSFKDGKILIGVENLINADFCVGSVCIAFGAILGKTSPIQLLVMTLFQVTLFSVNEYILLNLLHVKDAGGSMTIHTFGAYFGLTVTRVLYRPNLEQSKDKQGSVYHSDLFAMIGTLYLWMYWPSFNSAISDHGDAQHRSAINTYCSLAACVLTTMAFSSMLQKKGKLDMVHIQNATLAGGVAVGTSAEMMLTPYGSLIVGSISGIVSTVGYVYFTPFLESRLHIQDTCGIHNLHAMPGLIGGIVGAITAAAATEDVYGKEGFIKAFDFSGAYKTRTPSIQGGFQAAGIVVSLLMAFAGGAIVGGILKLPIWGDAAAENCFEDGVYWEVPEDEESDVYHMHNPDKPASP; encoded by the exons ATGGAGAGGTCGAGGAACCAAGGCATGGCGAAGAACACGTACATGCGCTGGCGGCTCCCGCTCGTGTGCCTCCTCTGGGAGGTGGCCATGATCGTCCTCTTTGGAGTCTTCGTGCGCTTCGGCGCTGAGGCTGATGCACACTGGGAGGAGGAGAAACGAGAGATGAACCTGACCAGTGACATAGAGAATGATTTCTACTTCCGATACCCCT CTTTCCAGGATGTCCACGTGATGATCTTTGTAGGCTTTGGTTTCCTCATGACCTTCCTCAAGCGCTATGGATTCGGAGCTGTGGGTTTCAATTTCCTCCTTGCTGCCTTTGGGATCCAGTGGGCTCTCCTGATGCAAGGCTGGTTCCACTCTTTCAAGGATGGGAAGATCCTCATTGGAGTGGAGAA CCTGATCAATGCTGATTTCTGcgtgggctctgtgtgcatcgCGTTTGGGGCCATCCTGGGCAAAACCAGCCCCATACAGCTCCTTGTCATGACTTTGTTTCAAGTCACACTCTTTTCAGTGAACGAGTACATCCTCCTCAACCTCCTTCAT GTAAAGGATGCAGGTGGATCCATGACCATTCACACCTTCGGAGCCTACTTTGGCCTCACGGTGACACGGGTCCTGTACAGACCCAACCTGGAGCAGAGTAAGGACAAGCAGGGCTCTGTGTACCACTCTGACCTCTTTGCTATGATCG GTACCCTGTACCTGTGGATGTACTGGCCCAGTTTTAACTCAGCCATTTCTGATCATGGCGATGCCCAGCACCGCTCTGCCATTAACACCTACTGCTCACTGGCTGCCTGTGTCCTTACCACCATGGCCTTCTCCAGCATGCTGCAAAAGAAGGGCAAGCTTGACATG GTCCACATCCAGAATGCCACACTGGCCGGCGGCGTGGCCGTGGGCACCAGCGCCGAGATGATGCTGACTCCATATGGCTCCCTCATTGTCGGGTCCATCTCTGGCATCGTGTCCACAGTGGGGTATGTCTACTTCACG CCTTTTTTGGAGTCCAGGTTGCACATTCAGGACACCTGTGGCATCCACAACCTCCATGCCATGCCAGGCCTTATTGGGGGCATTGTGGGGGCcatcacagcagctgcagccacagaggATGTATATGGAAAGGAAGG TTTCATCAAGGCGTTTGACTTCTCCGGCGCGTACAAGACACGGACACCCAGTATCCAGGGAGGGTTCCAGGCTGCCGGCATCGTGGTGTCTCTGCTGATGGCCTTTGCTGGGGGGGCCATCGTGG GGGGCATCCTGAAGCTGCCCATCTGGGGGGACGCGGCAGCCGAGAACTGCTTCGAGGACGGCGTTTACTGGGAG GTGCCGGAGGACGAGGAGAGCGACGTGTACCACATGCACAACCCCGACAAGCCCGCTTCGCCCtga